GCCTGTCGATGCCCCAGAGGGAACGGCGGCTCTGCCTAAAATGCCGTACTCTAATTCCACGTCGACCTCTACAGTCGGGTTCCCACGCGAGTCCAGAATTTCTCGCGCATGGACGTTAGCAATTGTCATCGTTTGAAATCTCCTCTTTGTTACTCTTATTCGCCCCACAGTTTGCTGTTATCGGTCAGAATCTCCGGCCCGTCAGAAAGGATAACAACGGTATGCTCGAAAAGCGCGGAGAGACTGTGATCTGTGGTGACAGCGGTCCAGCCATCGTCAAGTATGCGCGCTTCGGAATTACCCATGTTGACCATCGCCTCAATGGCGAGTGTCATACCGGGCATCAGTCGTACACCCCTACCCGCCTCCCCGTAAGTGGGGACTTGGGGTTCCTCGTGCAGTTGCCGACCAATTCCGTGCCCAGAGAAATCCCGAACCACAGCGAATCCGTGGGCTTCAGCGCCATCTTGCAGTGCAAAGCAGACATCACCCAATCGGTTGCCGACCTTTGCAGCCTCAATGGCACGATAGAGGGACGCTCTTGTGACATCAAGCAGCTTTTGGGCTTCCGGGGCAATCTTCCCAACAGGAAAGGTGAAAGCGTTATCACCGTGATAGCCCTCCAGAAAGATTGCCGTGTCAATTCCAACGATGTCTCCCTCATTCAGCAGAATATCTTTGCTTGGAATGCCGTGCACAATCTGCTCATTGAGCGACACACAGATTGTCGCCGGATAGGGGTCATGTCCCGGGAACTGATAGCCAAGGAATGATGAGATTCCACCCAACTCTTTGATGGTTTGACGCGAGATTTGATCCAATTCGTAGGTCGAAACGCCGGGTTTAACTGCTTCCCCAATTCGCTGCAATATGGTTGATGCAGCTTTACCGCTCCGCCGCATCGCTTCGATTTCGGATCGGGATTTGATTCTAACTTTTGTCATATATCGTTTAACTGTGGGAATAATCTATTTGGCTCATGCAAAAAGAAAGTGCAAAGTCCAAAATGCGTGAAACGTGAAAACAGTTTGTTCATTAGTTCATTAGTGCCCGACCCACGGAACTTACATAAAAAGAAAGTGCAAAGCACGAAGAGAAACCGAGTTTTGCCGAAAAAAACTCGGTTTCTGTTGCACGATTTCTTAACATGAGCGATCTATTTTAACTCAAGTTGCCACATGTCGCCCCTCTGGGGCTTAGGGATGAGGGGATTCAATTTTTCTATATACATGTCGCCCCTCTGGGGCTTTGGCGTGTTACGTTACTCGTATTTTAACCCACTAAACACCCCAATTTTCAATGGGTGGCAACTTCGGTTATTTTAGAAAAAACGAACCCCGATTAAAAATTCCGGGGCATATTGCTTATGATTTGCATGAGAGCGGATTGTGCGACGTCTGCTGCACCCGGAATGTCCCACCGGGCTGGCTGGCGATCTTCTACCAGATTGCTGATGCCGCGTACCTCCAGAAATGGCACATTGTATAGCGTGCAGATATGGGCGGCGGCAGCACCTTCCATACTTTCACACAGCGCATCGAAGCGAGCGTGGAGGGTATCCCCAATCTCCCGCACACCGCTGCACTGCGAAACAGTTACAAACGTGCCGCACCTCGCCCCACAAATTTCAGCAGCGGTTGAAACCAGTTGCGAATCCAGTGGGAAACGATTGAAGTGAGGCGGGTCG
This region of Candidatus Poribacteria bacterium genomic DNA includes:
- the map gene encoding type I methionyl aminopeptidase, which encodes MTKVRIKSRSEIEAMRRSGKAASTILQRIGEAVKPGVSTYELDQISRQTIKELGGISSFLGYQFPGHDPYPATICVSLNEQIVHGIPSKDILLNEGDIVGIDTAIFLEGYHGDNAFTFPVGKIAPEAQKLLDVTRASLYRAIEAAKVGNRLGDVCFALQDGAEAHGFAVVRDFSGHGIGRQLHEEPQVPTYGEAGRGVRLMPGMTLAIEAMVNMGNSEARILDDGWTAVTTDHSLSALFEHTVVILSDGPEILTDNSKLWGE
- the mqnB gene encoding futalosine hydrolase, with amino-acid sequence CTLLHTGIGSVNAAHALTCQLEGQLPDLVIQFGIGGAYVPTGLPIRSVVLATEEVYGDVGVVTPEGWKPANEIGIPLVHGDPPHFNRFPLDSQLVSTAAEICGARCGTFVTVSQCSGVREIGDTLHARFDALCESMEGAAAAHICTLYNVPFLEVRGISNLVEDRQPARWDIPGAADVAQSALMQIISNMPRNF